In a genomic window of Caloenas nicobarica isolate bCalNic1 chromosome 1, bCalNic1.hap1, whole genome shotgun sequence:
- the FZD4 gene encoding frizzled-4 → MAGGGGGAAGRARLLAVLLAGLLGGARGFGDEEERRCDAIRIAMCQNLGYNVTKMPNLVGHELQADAELQLTTFTPLIQYGCSSQLQFFLCSVYVPMCTEKINIPIGPCGGMCLSVKRRCEPVLKEFGFAWPDSLNCSKFPPQNDHNHMCMEGPGDEEVPLHSKTSLQPGEECHSMGSNSEQYIWVKRSLNCVLKCGYDAGLYSRSAKEFTDIWMAVWASLCFISTAFTVLTFLIDSSRFSYPERPIIFLSMCYNIYSIAYIVRLTVGRERISCDFEEAAEPVLIQEGLKNTGCAIIFLLMYFFGMASSIWWVILTLTWFLAAGLKWGHEAIEMHSSYFHIAAWAIPAVKTIVILIMRLVDADELTGLCYVGNQNLDALTGFVVAPLFTYLVIGTLFIAAGLVALFKIRSNLQKDGTKTDKLERLMVKIGVFSVLYTVPATCVIACYFYEISNWAIFRYSADDSNMAVEMLKIFMSLLVGITSGMWIWSAKTLHTWQKCSNRLVNSGKVKREKRADGWVKPGKGNETVV, encoded by the exons ATggcggggggcggcggaggGGCTGCCGGCCGGGCCCGGCTGCTGGCCGTGCTGCTGGCGGGGCTGCTCGGCGGGGCGCGGGGTTTCGGCGACGAGGAGGAGCGGCGGTGCGACGCCATCCGCATCGCCATGTGCCAGAACCTGGGCTACAATGTCACCAAGATGCCCAACCTGGTGGGACACGAGTTGCAGGCGGACGCGGAGCTGCAGCTCACCACCTTCACCCCGCTCATCCAGTACGGCTGCTCCAGCCAGCTCCAG ttCTTCCTTTGTTCGGTCTATGTCCCGATGTGCACAGAGAAGATTAACATCCCCATAGGTCCCTGCGGTGGCATGTGCCTCTCTGTCAAAAGGAGATGTGAGCCCGTTTTGAAAGAATTTGGATTTGCCTGGCCGGACAGCCTTAACTGCAGCAAATTCCCACCCCAGAACGATCACAACCACATGTGCATGGAGGGCCCAGGAGATGAAGAGGTTCCCCTTCACAGCAAGACCTCCCTCCAGCCCGGAGAAGAGTGCCACAGCATGGGATCTAACTCGGAGCAGTACATCTGGGTGAAGAGGAGCTTGAACTGTGTCCTCAAGTGTGGCTACGACGCTGGTCTCTACAGCAGGTCAGCCAAGGAATTCACGGATATCTGGATGGCTGTGTGGGCCAGTCTTTGCTTCATCTCCACTGCCTTCACAGTCCTGACCTTCCTGATTGATTCATCCAGGTTTTCCTACCCGGAGCGCCCAATCATATTTTTGAGCATGTGCTACAATATTTATAGCATTGCTTATATTGTGAGGCTAACTGTGGGCCGGGAAAGGATATCCTGTGATTTTGAAGAGGCAGCAGAACCTGTTCTTATCCAAGAAGGTCTTAAGAACACAGGATGTGCTATAATTTTCTTACTGATGTATTTTTTCGGGATGGCTAGCTCCATCTGGTGGGTTATTCTCACATTGACGTGGTTTCTGGCTGCCGGACTCAAGTGGGGCCATGAAGCTATAGAAATGCACAGCTCTTATTTCCATATTGCAGCCTGGGCTATCCCCGCCGTGAAGACCATCGTCATTTTGATTATGAGACTAGTAGATGCGGACGAGCTCACCGGTCTGTGCTACGTTGGGAACCAGAACCTAGATGCGCTGACAGGCTTTGTTGTCGCTCCGCTTTTTACGTACCTGGTCATTGGGACTTTATTCATTGCAGCAGGACTGGTGGCCTTATTTAAAATCAGGTCTAATCTTCAGAAAGATGGAACTAAAACAGACAAACTAGAAAGGCTGATGGTCAAAATCGGTGTTTTTTCGGTGCTGTACACCGTCCCAGCGACATGTGTCATCGCCTGTTATTTCTACGAAATCTCCAACTGGGCCATTTTCCGCTATTCGGCAGATGATTCCAATATGGCAGTGGAGATGCTCAAAATCTTCATGTCCCTCCTGGTGGGGATTACGTCAGGTATGTGGATCTGGTCAGCCAAAACTCTGCACACGTGGCAGAAGTGCTCCAACAGACTGGTGAACTCAGGGAAAGTGAAACGGGAGAAGAGAGCGGACGGTTGGGTGAAACCTGGGAAAGGGAACGAGACCGTGGTATGA